The Gemmatimonas sp. genome includes the window CGTCGCCCCGTTCGAGTTCTGCATTCTCCGCCGCGACGCCGCCGAGCTGATGCTTCGCCGCGCGAAAACACCAATCGTGCGCACGCCGGCCTCCCACGACTGGGATGTCTACCTGCGGCTGGACGGCGGTGAGTTGACCGCGCTGCTCGATCATGCGCGTCGTCGTACGCCGCTGGTGCGGGGTCCGGAACTGATGCCGTACGGTCAGATCGAGTTCGAACTCGAGGATCCCGAAGGGCACCGCATCTGCGTGGCCGAAGTGCTCGACGACGTGACGGGCTTCCCGCCGGCGGTCGACTAGGCCCTAGCGGGGAGAGCCTTGGGACTCGACAGGCGACTGACGAGCACCATGGTCAGGACATTCAGGACCAGCGCCAGAAAGCCGGCATTGATGTCGGTGATGCTATGCGACCATCCCGGGAAGAGGGTCGACATCGACACGCCACCGAGCGCGGTG containing:
- a CDS encoding VOC family protein, whose amino-acid sequence is MIRFAAVVPVLRVADVERCMTWYREILGFAVDPFPDVAPFEFCILRRDAAELMLRRAKTPIVRTPASHDWDVYLRLDGGELTALLDHARRRTPLVRGPELMPYGQIEFELEDPEGHRICVAEVLDDVTGFPPAVD